A stretch of the Flavobacterium sp. 5 genome encodes the following:
- a CDS encoding phage holin family protein, whose translation MNLIIRIIVTAGLVFGIAHFLPGVHIAGPFTAMVVAIVLGLLNIFIKPIMVLLTLPFTIVTLGLFLLVVNALMILLCTKIVGGFTVDSFWVAMFFSIILSLSQSIAYSIIGGDK comes from the coding sequence ATGAATTTGATTATAAGAATAATTGTTACCGCAGGGTTGGTTTTTGGGATTGCACATTTTTTGCCAGGAGTTCATATTGCTGGACCTTTTACAGCAATGGTAGTAGCTATTGTTTTAGGATTGCTTAATATTTTTATTAAACCAATAATGGTATTGTTGACTTTGCCTTTTACTATAGTAACTTTAGGTTTGTTCTTGTTGGTTGTAAATGCTTTGATGATATTATTGTGTACCAAAATTGTTGGAGGTTTTACTGTAGATTCATTTTGGGTAGCGATGTTTTTTAGTATAATATTATCTTTGTCGCAGTCAATTGCTTATTCTATTATAGGTGGAGATAAATAA
- a CDS encoding peptidase, M50 family protein, with product MNKNRVPQLSKEISYHSINKNEYFIHETQWDHRVKISSQLYDFLQIIDNKKTLETIVVEYNSKYDYKLKVDFCYAFLFEKLAEYGIIINENQVIKPNEKPDYLKLSFIVISEKQVSKFTKYLQFLFLPGVMITILILSIFILSLSFYQFYNQILYSNIAKSEWLTFFLLSFVGVTFHEFGHASAAHYFKAKHGGIGGGFYLFIPVYFADVTDIWKLPKIQRIIVNAAGIYFEIVYMLFLILIGFVFQSQLLIVLSCVISFSVLRNLNPFLRSDGYWILSDAIEKPNLMHHGSKNVAQVFKSKKNWKGLDYFVLFYGLISKSFILFFLYFVLIKNPDSILYFPQNFAKFVSNIFNKNSHFSLAELGKILIPILFFYLVFKWLKVLIKKII from the coding sequence ATGAACAAAAACAGAGTTCCGCAGCTTTCTAAAGAAATTAGCTATCATTCAATAAATAAGAACGAATATTTTATTCACGAAACCCAATGGGATCATCGTGTAAAGATATCATCTCAGTTATATGATTTTTTACAAATAATAGATAATAAAAAAACATTAGAAACGATTGTAGTAGAATATAATTCTAAATATGATTACAAATTAAAAGTAGATTTTTGTTATGCTTTTTTGTTTGAAAAATTAGCTGAATACGGTATTATAATTAATGAAAATCAAGTGATTAAGCCAAATGAAAAACCTGATTATTTAAAATTAAGTTTTATAGTAATCAGTGAAAAACAAGTGTCTAAATTTACAAAATATTTACAGTTTTTGTTTCTTCCTGGTGTGATGATTACAATACTAATACTTTCCATTTTTATACTTTCTTTGAGTTTTTATCAATTTTACAATCAGATTTTATACAGTAATATTGCAAAGTCAGAATGGTTAACTTTTTTCTTATTGAGTTTTGTAGGTGTAACTTTCCATGAGTTTGGTCATGCTTCAGCGGCACATTATTTTAAAGCAAAACATGGTGGTATTGGCGGAGGTTTTTATCTATTTATACCAGTTTATTTTGCTGATGTTACAGATATTTGGAAATTACCAAAAATCCAAAGAATTATCGTAAATGCTGCAGGAATTTATTTTGAAATAGTCTATATGCTATTCCTTATATTGATAGGATTTGTTTTTCAAAGCCAGTTGTTAATTGTCCTTTCTTGTGTTATTTCATTCTCGGTTTTACGAAATTTAAATCCTTTTTTGAGAAGTGATGGTTATTGGATTTTATCAGATGCTATAGAAAAACCAAATTTGATGCATCATGGTTCCAAAAATGTTGCCCAAGTTTTTAAAAGTAAAAAAAACTGGAAAGGGTTAGATTATTTTGTACTATTCTATGGCTTGATTAGCAAAAGTTTTATATTGTTTTTTTTGTATTTCGTGCTAATCAAAAATCCAGATTCTATTCTCTATTTTCCTCAAAACTTTGCTAAATTTGTTTCTAATATTTTTAATAAAAACAGTCATTTCTCACTAGCAGAGTTAGGAAAAATCTTAATACCGATTTTGTTTTTTTATTTAGTTTTTAAATGGTTGAAAGTTTTGATTAAAAAAATTATTTAA